Genomic segment of Streptomyces longhuiensis:
CGCCCGGCTGTTCCACCGTGCCTGCGTTCTCCGGCAGCCCCTCGCCCGGAACCTGGCCGGTGTCGGTCATGCGTACCCCTCGCCCATCGGTTAGTGCTTCTTCGGCAGCCCCCGGCCGTCGGCCGGGGATGCGACCCCAGTGACCGGAGCGGCGCACCGACCGCCCGTCATGAAGAACGAGCGTGAGTGCCGTGCGGCACGAGCCGGCTGAGGACAACAGGTATTGTCCCGGTCGGCCGGCTGCCACCGCACCTGGATCGGGCACGGCCCGCTGTGGACTGCGCCACGTTGCGCATCCTCCGGTCCTGCCGTACCACACGCACCCCAAAAGTGGCGCGTTTTCCGGACATTGACCGACGGAAAGCCGGACGTCCGGGTGCAGTACAACGATCGGCCAGCCTACCGCGCGCCCCGGAGCGACCGGGTCACGGGTTGCGGTCGGGCAACTCCCCGGAGAGCAGGAACCCCACGGTCCGCTCCTTCTCGGTCCAGGCGCGAGTGTCCAGCTCGACGGACTGGAGGAGCGAACACTCGACCCGATAGCCGTGCTCCGTCAGGTCCCTGCCGATGAGTTCGGCGGCATCGCGTGTCGCGGCGTGCGTCACGATGCGTTCGGGACGCCGGTCGGCGACGGCGGAGACGACGGCCACTCCCCCGCCCCCGATGCGTACGACATCGGGTTCGGGCAGGTCTTCGAGGATGTGGGGCGCCGTGCCGTGCACGATCTGCGGCTGCACTCCGAAACGGCGTGCGGTGGCGAGGGTGCGGGCGCAGGCGTCGGGGTCGCGGTCGACGGCGATGACCGCGGCGCCGAAGCGGGCGGCCTCCGCGGTGAAGGCTCCGCTGCCGCAGCCGATGTCCCAGACGAGGTCGCCCACACGCGGTCCGGTGCGGGCGAGTTGGGCGGCGCGCAAGGGCTCGGTCTCGCCCTCGCCGAGGCGGCCTCCGTACTCGGCGCCGGGCAGTGCCCAGCCGCGCGGGGTGGCCGAGGGGGCGCCTCCGGCGAGCCAGGCGCTGTCGTCGGACGGGGCGGTCGGGCCGCCGATGACGATGACGACGTTCGGGTCGCGCCAGGTGTGGTCGGCGGCCTTGTCGCTGGTCACGACGGTGACCTGCTCGCGGTCGGTGCCGAGTTCCTCGCAGATGACGAAGGTGCGGTGGACACCATCGAGGAGCAGTCCGAGTTCGGCGGGGCCCGCTCCGGGCGAGGTGAGGACGGCGACCTTGGGGTGGGCGCGGCAGACGTTGACGGCGCGGCGCAGGGTGCGGCGGTGGGCGACGACGACCTGGGCGTCGTCCCACGGCATGCCGGCACGGGCGAAGGCCTGGGCCACCGAGGAGACGGCGGGGACCACTTCGACCTCGAGGCCGAACTCGGGCGCGCGCAGGGTGCGTACGACTCCGAAGAAGCCGGGGTCGCCGTCGGCGAGGACGACGGCGGTGCCGCGGTGGGCGGCGATGCGGCGGGCGGCGAGCGAGACGCTGCCGAGCCTGATCCGCTCGGCGCGGCCCGGTACCTCGGGAAGCGCGAGGTGGTGGCCGGCGCCCGCCACGAGGGTGGCGGCACCGAGGGCGGAGCGTGCGGCCGCGGTCAGGGGCGAGCCGTCCCAGCCGATCACCGTGACCCGGTCGGCCATCGTCGTCAGTCTCCTGGGGGTTCTCGCGGGTCGAACGGGCTCGGTGAGCGTACCTGGTGTACCTGGGTGCGACCTTTGGGGTCAGTTCCAGTCCGAGAAGGCCGTGTATCCGCCGGTCTCGGCGAACTCGTCGGAGACGCCGTCGAGGTCCTCGGGCAGCAGGCTCCACACGATGAAGTCGGTCCGCAGGTCCTCCCAGCCGCCGTCCTCGGTACGGGTACGCGCTATGCACGCGTTGCGCAGGACGCCCTCGCTGATGCAGCCGATCTTCTGGGCGACCTGCTGGGAGGCGGTGTTGTCGGCCGCGGTGCGCAGC
This window contains:
- the cbiE gene encoding precorrin-6y C5,15-methyltransferase (decarboxylating) subunit CbiE — protein: MADRVTVIGWDGSPLTAAARSALGAATLVAGAGHHLALPEVPGRAERIRLGSVSLAARRIAAHRGTAVVLADGDPGFFGVVRTLRAPEFGLEVEVVPAVSSVAQAFARAGMPWDDAQVVVAHRRTLRRAVNVCRAHPKVAVLTSPGAGPAELGLLLDGVHRTFVICEELGTDREQVTVVTSDKAADHTWRDPNVVIVIGGPTAPSDDSAWLAGGAPSATPRGWALPGAEYGGRLGEGETEPLRAAQLARTGPRVGDLVWDIGCGSGAFTAEAARFGAAVIAVDRDPDACARTLATARRFGVQPQIVHGTAPHILEDLPEPDVVRIGGGGVAVVSAVADRRPERIVTHAATRDAAELIGRDLTEHGYRVECSLLQSVELDTRAWTEKERTVGFLLSGELPDRNP